A window of Cyprinus carpio isolate SPL01 chromosome A6, ASM1834038v1, whole genome shotgun sequence genomic DNA:
AGTCTAGCTAAATTGAAATCAAATCAATGGTTGATGCAATGATCTTACTGTGAAATAGCAAAGATGTAGCATATTTAGGCTATTGATTTGCCATATGAAAACAAAGAGCTGAATTAAATGTCACTTTATGGCCACATATCACAAAGCCTAGCTGTCTAACATCACaaccagtgttttattttttatagttagcAAGTTCTTTGACTCAATGGAAAAGAAAATGGGCATATATGCAGCAGTGGAACAGAATGATTTACAGAAAAGGAGAAGACCTCCAAACCCCTCAGGCAACTTGTCCCTCGCTTCCTCGTTGAATTCACTTGAACTTCACATAATTGGAGCAAATACTGACAAACGATTTAACACCAATTACATTAGTATCCTCTTTTCTTCCTGGTTGGGAAGAGTAGGAGGATGTCAGAAACATAGCAGGATCAGGACAGAATGCTTGCACTTGACAACACAAGATAAAACACCGCTGTTGGCCTATGTAGAAGGTAAAGTAACTACGATTAAAAGATGTCTAATAAATGTACCTTTTGTCCTGAATGTTCATTCCATTTACTTAAAGAACAATCATTATACTCTCTCAATGCCACTGAACTAATAAATTCAATAGACTTTTTGctctgtgtttttgtcttgtgtttgaattGCATTCGATTTGAGCATATTCTGTATTCTGgctttgattatattattgtgaGTCATCAAGGTGTACATTACTGACTGGGTTTCTATTCCAATGTTATACAAGCAGACCAAATGAAAACATgccagtttttttaattttctcaaaacacatGAGAAACAGAAGCTGAAAAATCCACCTTATAGAGGCTACATAACCAAAACATCCATCAGAGTAATAAATGCACATCATACACAAACCTTACGCAACACCCTATGGTCCGtcagaaatatgaaatgaaagcCGATGGAAGGTTCATTAAATTTTACAAGAATTTGTGGTAATCCGAGTCACTCGAATTTTCTGAATCGCAGACGTCACAGAATGCAAATGGGCAATAAAACTCGTCGATCGACTGTAAATCCAGTGTGGATATTTGGCCGAGTCTTTGTGGATATCAGGTTAGTAGTCACAGCATGGTGGCTTTATAGCGCAAATCGCGGCATTCCGGGTCTAATGGCTGGCATCACTGGCCGAGCGGGAGGTTGCGTCACGTGTGGCCCGGGCATCATTTGCGTAGGTCCACCCATCGGTGGCCGTATACCTGAACCTGCAAGAAAGCCAGATGATTAATTCAGATcgctattaataaattaaaaaaaaacctcacgTCAACTAATCAGCATTACCTGATCCTCCAGGAATCATGCCATGAGGAGAGGGATAGACCATAGGACGAACACCCATAGGACGAACACCCATAGGACGAACACCCATAGGACGAACACCCATAGGACGAACACCCATAGGACGAACACCCATAGGACGAACACCCATAGGACGAACACCCATAGGACGCACTGGCCGCATGCCCGGTCTCAGAGGTCCACCTGCAAAAGATAACATGTTATTCATTGTAAGcaggggtgcatgataaatatcggccgtTAAATagtgcgcatctcgtcagtaaagccggttctctaatcagcgtaaattccatcaggtgcgtgattccacatagagcagctgttcattatcagcgtggaattgcgcagcttgtcagttactaaggctctgtgtagtaacagctgctctatgtgaaatcacgcacctgatggaatttacgctgattagagaaccggctttactgacgagatgagCACTATTTAACGGCCGATATTTATCACGTACCCCTACTTGTAAATTATGTTAATATCATTTACTCAGTTCGTTAAAGTAAAATCTCAGTTTAGTGGTTGATATGGGTTACTCAGTGAATGACTGCTAGAAAGCAGGGTGACCGATATGATGGCAATatctaaataatacaatttaatgtgTCATATAGGCTACACAAAACTTCTGAATctaaatgtgttaatattatgTTAAGGCAAGACATTGCAGGTGACCAGGgtaaaaaacataaactaattTGATTTCACCATACTCCCAAACTGATTCATGTCATTCAGAAACTTGTTCTGAAAATTGTCAAATCTAATTATGCAAATAAAGCATTAGctaatatttgtgtatatttcaaGTTCAGAAATCTGAACACCGAATGAAgtcaggttcaaaattcttgttcaTTTTGTTCAGATTAgggatttttttataaaatagaaatactatcaaaagacagaaaaatcaccatgtttttaggaatagaTGTAACTCAAAATCTCAAAAGACGTGAAAAATGgtgcatgaaaaaaatgtttttctgtagtCAGAGTACACACAGAAATTGTTGATATGCTTTGTAACTGCCAAAGGGAGTGAACATTTCAGATCTCTGAAACGTACTAATATTGGGATGCGGTAGCAGAGATCCGCCAGGTGGAGGGGCTCCTGGGAACGGGGTCGGTGGAATTTTACCCTGCTGGAAAGCGGCCGCGGAAACACAGATAAAAAAGACTGTACACTTTAAAAGATCAAGAAAAGAGTCAAGACAGTTTATATCAAGTATGCGTATTAATTATAGATCCATGGAAGCCCATTccgataaaaaataaaaaggtaattgtgacattCCTTCACAATTAGTGACTCTCCTttgcaattctgataaaaaaaaagtacgaATTCCAGGATATATTAAGAATTCTTTCCTCAAGCTTCTAGGGTCACATCTCTCAATTTTAACTTTTTCTCTGAATTGGTAAAAACAAAGTCCGAATTCTaggataaaaagtcagaattctgagtatatcttgcaattctaacttCTATATCAGAATCGCGAGGAAAAATACCTGAAGAAATATTGTGAAGAAaaggtcacaattacctttttattaaatttttcatcaattagcctactttttttttttttttaactatgagGCAAAAACAGACCTCCATACATCCATCAGGCATAAGGGTctttggcctaatggttagagagtttgactcctgaccctaaggttgtgggttcaagtctcgggaaggcaacaccacgactgaggtgcccttgagcaaggcaccgaacccccaactgctccccgggcgccgcagcataaatggctacccaatgcttggggtgtgtgttcacagtgtgtgtgtgttcactgctgtgtgtgtgcactttggatgggttaaatgcagagtagagggtgacacgggagtggattttcaacTCCCGTTCCCTCCCACTCCCGTGTTGCATTTTTTGGCCGGAATCTatcagtacaataaaaaaaataaataaataaataaaaatacagtacaaatcaCAGCATGCCCTCTTCAGGTGAAACTTTATGTGTGAGTCCAAATGATGAAGAAATTAAGTGAGTatgcaagagagaaagagaaatgcaaAATTAGCACTTAACTGCCATACAAACGGACTGTCCAAAGTTTCTCCTACtgcaaaaataaacttgaatacgGACATTACTCAGCCGATAAACTGATTTGCTGGTGATGTGGAAATGGACGTAacacatcaaatattaaaatatgaatcagcATGATATTCAATTTGACTGAATCTCACAAAGcaatgtcatatttcaccccaacaTCAAAAGCAAGATGCTTAAAGCAAATGAATCCTATTTTCAGGACTATTAAGATTGTTTGCATTCATATCTAGACACATTTTTGCTGGAAATTCTGTAACCTGGGAAGAAATCATTATAACTTCTgtattaaaatcagcataaattaaatgcAGTACAACCAAGATGTATactaacaatttattatcattttctcAGTATGATAACAAGAATTTTGGGGTGTAATTTGCTTAACTGTCATGACAAATATGTCAATGCACAATCCTAAAAATAGGTTTTATTTGCTTCttattttgtgagattcactcatTATGTCTTTAAAAGCAAGCAGAACTTTGTGGAATCTCTGGAAAACTGGACTTCTCTTTCCTGAGCACTGTGTGAACATTGTTTTAGTGTTCAATGTTTCCTCTTAAACTGTGGTTTATTTTCATACAGAGAAGGACTTTGTGAGTGACGTTAGCAGAATATacctaaattttttttatctttttggaCTCTGTGGACATTATAGAACTGCTTGTTGAAGATTtgtgcaatttaaaacaaaatgggtCCAAATTTGGACCTGAGATGGAAATGTTGTGGTTGAAAAGAAGTACTTTCATGTAAatcagcaaaaatatttttaccttTATGCGAAGAGTCTAGCTAAATTGAAATCAAATCAATGGTTGATGCAATGATCTTACTGTGAAATAGCAAAGATGTAGCATATTTAGGCTATTGATTTGCCATATGAAAACAAAGAGCTGAATTAAATGTCACTTTATGGCCACATATCACAAAGCCTAGCTGTCTAACATCACaaccagtgttttattttttatagttagcAAGTTCTTTGACTTAACGGAAAAGAAAATGGGCATATATGCAGCAGTGGAACAGAATGATttacagaaaaagaagaaaaactccAAACCCCTCAGGCAACTTGTGCCTCGCTTCCTCGTTGAATTCACTTGAACTTTAAATAATTGGAGCAAATACTGACAAACGATTTAACACCAATTACATTAGTATCCTTTATACTCTGTATGTTCATTCCATTTACTTGAACAATCATTATACTCTCTCAATGCCATGAACTAACAAATTCAATAGACTTTTTGCtctatgtttttgtcttgtgtttgaattGCATTCGATTTTATTTGAGCATATTCTATATTCTGgctttgattatattattgtgaGTCATCAAGGTGTACATTACTGACTGTGTTTctatttaaatgtcataaaagcAGACCAAATGAAAACATGTCAGATTTtcaagtttttaagttttattttctaaaaccattcaaaatacatgaaaaacaaaagctgaaaaaaaaaaaaaaaaaaaaaaatcaacctaaCGGTACATAACCAAAACATCCATCAACGTAATAAATGCACATCATACACAAACCTTACGCAATACCCTATGGTCTGtcagaaatatgaaatgaaagcCGATGGAAGGTTCATTAAATTTTTACAAGAATTTGTTGTAATCCGAGTCACTCGAGTGAACCACCGTTTTCTGAATCGCAGACGTCACAGAATGCAAATGGGCAATAAAATCTTCGATCGACTGTAAATCCAGTGTGGATATTTGGCCGAGTCTTTGTGGATATCAGGTTAGTAATCACAGCATGGTGACTTTATCGATCAGGTCGCACCATTCCGGGTCTAATGGCCGGCATCATTGGCCGAGTGGGAGGTCGCATCATGTGCGGCCCGGGCATCATTTGCATAGGTCCACCCATCGGTGGCCGCATACCTGGACCTGCAAGAAAGCCAGATGATTAATTCAGATCgctattaataaaaagaaatcccTCACATTTACTAATCAGTATTACCTGGTCCTCCAGGCATCATGCCATGAGGAGGGGGACCCATCATAGGGATCATAGGAGGACCACCCATGGGTGGAGCTGGCAGCATGCCAGGTCTCGGAGGTCCACCTGCaagaaaaaacatgttattccttgtaaattatgttaataatatgatttaatcAATTTGTAAAAGTAAAATCTCAATTTAGTGGTTGACCAATAAGGGTTTCTCAATGACTGACTGCTAGAAagcagagggtcagttagaatttgttgaagcattgaaTATACATtctgctccaaaaataacaaaaattacgactttattcagcattgtcttctcttccgggtctgttgtgaatgcGTTCACGACACTGTTGATGTACGACGCTGCTGGCGTGTTTTCTGGcacgcccaataacaaagataacacgtcagcagggtcgtacgtcagcagcgtcatgaacgcattcacaacagacccagaaaggaaagacaatgctgaataaagtcgtaatttttggaGCAGAATGTATAttcaatgcttcaacaaattctaatgaaccctctgatgtcacatggactactttgatgatgtttttattacctttctggacgtggacagtataccgtacatacattttcaatggagggactgaaagctctcggactaaatctaaaatatcttaaactgtgttccgaagatgaacggaggtcttacgggtttggaacgacatgagggtgagtcattaatgacatttttggctgaactaaccctttaaggcaagACATTGCAGGTGACCAGGGTAAAAAacacaaattgatttgatttcacCGTACTCCCAAACTGATTCATGTCATTACATTCAGAAACTTGTTCTGAAAATTGTAAAGTCTAAATACGTAAACAAAGCATTAGCTAAAATTTGCGTACATTTCAAGTCCAGAAATCTAAACACAGAATGAAgtcaggttcaaaattcttgttcattttgttcagattaaggtaatttttttataaaataaaaatcacaaaatactgTCAAAAGATGTTTTTAGGAATAGATGTTTTATAAATCAGGTGAATGATATAAGAATGAACcccttggttaaaaaaaaatatgcactgtAATTGAAACGTATAgacaaaaaactgtaaataaattaacacatagatgttttctttccactatcGAAAGATGACGTTATAGAAGCAAAATAACTCAAAataccagtgcatgaaaaaacagaattcactcagaaattgttgATATGCTTTGTAACTGCCAAAGGGAGTGAACATTTCAGATCTCTGAAACGTACTAATATTGGGATGCGGTAGCAGAGATCCGCCAGGTGGAGGGGCTCCTGGGAACGGGGTCGGTGGAATTTTACCCTGCTGGAAAGCGGCCGCTGAAACACAGATAAAAACGACTGTACACTTTAAAAGATCAAGAAAAGAGTCAAGACAGTTTATATCAAGTATGCGTATTAATTATAGATCCATGGAAGCCCATTccgataaaaaataaaaaggtaattgtgacatttCTTCACAATTAGTGACTCTCCTTTgcaatgctaataaaaaaaaaagtacgaaTTGCAGGATATATTAAGATTTCTTTCCTCAAGCTTCTAGGGTCACATCTCTCAATTttaactttttctcagaattgtgaaaaacaaagtcagaattctgagtatatcttgcaattctaacttCTATATCAGAATCGCGAGGAAAAATACCTGAAGAAATATTGTGAAGAAaaggtcacaattacctttttattaaatttttcatcaattagcctacttttttttttttttaactatgagGCAAAAACAGACCTCCATACATCCATCAGGCATAAGGGTCTTTGTAAAGATGGAAGAGCATACTGGTCACTCACTTGTTTTGTCGATGAGATTCTGAGCCTGCTCCTCCATCCATTTCTGATAATAatctttcacattttctttatgtTTCCGTCCGCTGCAGTGTGTCTTTCTGACTGATGGCTGCAGAGATTAAACACTCAAATAATGAACATTTCCACAGATAACAATGTCACGTTACACAGCTCAGATTATAGAAAAAGTGGAAATAATCTTACTGAATCATGTGTCAGGTATGTGtcacaataatcacaataaaaccTGAAAGAGACCAAAACAACACACCGTTACACTACAGAGGTACTGCAGGACAGTGATGGTGCTCATGATAAATACCATGGAACTAACAAAGTAACGTTACTGTGTTTTTCCTTCAATGTCTTCTAGAAATCATTTGGAACATATCAATAGTATAGTATTACCATGGCACTTTTTTTGTTCCTGCGCaatctttattgttaaaatgcagcaaaaacgttatttaaataagttaatctatatatatacacagaataACTAGCGCACCAAATTAAACGTTTTGAAGCTAATTAAATGATGGCTTAGCTTAAAGTGCTAGCTCTTGTCGGAGAAACGCGGTTGATTTTGCAATGTGGTTTTTTACAATTCCTAAATGCATGACAGATACAGTACTTTATCTTTCACGACTAACGTGTGTcggtttgttttgtatatatcgccttactgaacaaaataaacataaagagAGACTCACTTCGGCATCTTCGCAGCGGAACAGCGCGGGGCGAACACCACCGGAAGTAGAAGATGAGAATCCTTTTATGTCTTTGTTTGGGTTTGGAGCGATCGCGCGTGCGCACTGGCGCCACCTCGTGTTTGGGAGGGAAGCTGCTCCTTTACCGCTTCACGCGGTCACGTTTGATCCCCAAAATCAAAACACGGCTGGGGTTTCATTCATTATGgtgacagttaagcacatttcCACTAACATATTTAAGTTTAATGCCTGCTGGAGTGTAAAGCATTCTCATATCTGTACGATAAAGAGCTCTGACCTTGATTAATTATCATTAATGAGAAGAAAATCTGAAATTTCTGTGTAGTACACAGAGGTAGTATTTGcttactgtattaatatttgtttgtaaaaaaaaaaaaaggctcatcaAGAATTATGAAAGTTACATTAATTTGCTCCAGTCATAAAAGGCTTAATCACCCTTATGCagaacctttttcttttttttctcaggaaaatATTAACCAGACATTTTCTTGACcatttattgtctattttttaaaggataactatatatatatatatatatatatatatatatatatatatatatatatatatatatacacacacttacttttacaaatacaaataagtcACTTGGCAGAGTATATTTTTATTCTGGCAAAACTTTTGAGAAAATAACATCTTTTATTCCACATGTGTGAAAAACCATGCAGCTGCCATGAGATGTTTCACTGTGCAGCtctaatgtttcatgttgttcAGTCACTCAAAGATACAAAGTCCCAGCAAAAGCAGAACCACTGAAAAAGGGCCTGCAACACAGCACGATGTCAGACTGGTTGCAACACCTTTTGCACTTTCCAAGCTTATATTTTGAGCCTGAAATTATCATGATAGTTAATATTAAGCctttctatagtattttttttttttttagtagtcaGTATTATGCGGTCTTAAAGTGTTTCAGAAACAGGATGTTGCAGGGTTAACAGAAAATATACACTTTTTAGGAAGCCAAAGCTCACACTTTTGAAAAACAAAGATCATAGATTTATACAGATACGGCAGTTTCTGATTTATTGCAGAGTAAGTGAAAAAAATCACTCAATTACTCACTGCAAACAAATCTTGAAAGAGATCCTGATTGTATCTGACGGTCACGTGGGTCAAAATCAGAAGCAAAATACATTGAAGTAAACAGACAttatttgcaacccattttactgaGATTTCTGAAATTCAATTTCTGAGgacaaacaatgacaaaaaaaaccttagcaGGCAGTAACTTTTAACTTTGTGCTTTGGGACTACAAGCTCAATAACAGGAACATGCATCAAGAAATCAAACAGCGTcagatttgatttcatgttgacttaaactAATTTAAGAAACTACATTTGAGGTCAATGAAACACTGCCACTGGTAATTGTAAAAGAATGACTTGATATAACATGAAAACTACAATTCTATCCAAAGCAATAGGAACCATTATCCAAGTATTGAGaattacattgtattttatttagataaagaTTTACACATAAGATATGATGCTTTCTGTACGTTTAAAACAGACCATCACTGTCATATTTTCAGTAGCCATCCATGAATGATGAAGAATTGGTCCTAAATAAGAATAATTACAATAGTCTTTTTGAAATGATGTGAATGATGCCATAATGCTGATTGAGGGAAGTCGCAGGATCATCAGGCGATGCAGCATGAAACCCATGTGGCACGTCTCAACGTCATCCAGATTAAATACAGTGATGTGACCAAAACATCACAGAACAACCAAGTCACTTCTACTCATCCTCCTGGAAAACCACCGCAGTGTTAGTCAACAGGCCAGTCCCGCCGATGCGTGACATCGTACACACCCTAAACAGTCTCTAAACAGTCCTCATAGGTTGGATTTAGGTGCCGTGTTGACAGGGATGGCTCTGAGCTCTGTCCGCATGCACAAGTACTCGCCGATGACCGCCATGAGGGCCATGCAGGCCACGTTGACCAACCACCATGACAGGGCGGCCGGGAGATGGGCGTTATAGATCCAGCAGCCGATCATGTGAAAGAAATGCACCGTCACGGTGAAGTCCAGACACTGCTTTCCCCGTCGTATGAAAAACCACAGGCCAAGAGCGCTGAGAAAGAGACACAGAGCCAAAAATGACTAGACaaacaaccctctacattgcgagtaaatcactcgcatatgcgactaaatttTACTCTGGGCAATTAAATGATGTCTAtcgttagccattggctaataaattcttagattttactcgccagtgtgtgtgtttgaggctATTATAattttagcacagatatattttcactcgctgaacaCTGACTGAGCACTTCAGAGTTCTGCTCTCCGTCAATCGATCTGTACTTTTTCAATTCATCTCAATGGACGCacagcgcacctgtatttgacaTACTGTAAACTCTGTGTGAAGTCGCACGACTCGCCGTCGCTTTGCTGATAGCgctgtttctcacacatgcaaagagagagagcgagagtctTACCTCGCTGAATCGACACGCTACATGTAAactatattctttgttgtatgttcctgtcaaaataatggagttcatttagaattattcagctttttagAACAAGCAGAAGATATGCCGGTTTATTcggtagtgggcggagctaatgcgcAAATCACAATTTCATTGGCTGGCGTTCATCTATTACCgcccctgttttgatttcagcaaatcagtttgactGAACGCAGAcaacgtgattaatattcatgaacccagcagctcatcAATCCGTAGTGCATTGTATATTGTTAGTATGGTAGTagaattagtagtagtattatcttttaataataattaatatgatctattactattattattttttcagataccctgaatgaccaacaatatcttttcagttaaaattacaaatatgcattcatacatggttaccaagttttagtTACAATCACTAAAGTTATAtcattaaatatttcttaataccataatataatgcttgactgactgattaaGAAGCTAAGATTTaagaagctgtgccattttacaaagataagctgattggaatgtgtgtatatatatatatatatatatatatatatatatatatatatatatatacacatatacacacatgtgtgtgtgtgtgtgtaaaatagtatatcagtctggcgagtaaactaaaaaaattaaggtttgcGTAGAGGGTTGACAAATGTGAGATAAATTATTGGAATAAGATGCCATTAATATAAACTCACCATGTGAGAGAATTCAGAATGAATGCCATCATAGACAAGCGACCCTGAGTTGTAGAAAAGCCAAGAACTTGACAGAAAATAAACTAGTTATTTGTAAGTCTAGGCTGACAGTActgattttaattaactttattgtGAACCCTATTTGGACAGTTACTTACCTCGTAATTGAATACCTGGTCGAGAGATCTACTGGTGTGGACCAAACCATCAACGCCAGCCAACCACAGACCCAAGAAGCTGTAGTAGATGCACTGCATGAGAATAATCTGGGAGATGATGAGGACTGGATCCCAGACGTAGCTGCGGAAATGACTGCCCATCTCTGAGGAGGAGGGGGACAAACACACGTCCCCAAACCGGCTCGATGGGAAGGTTAACAGCAGCCCCAAGATTTGAGTCTCAACCTGGCAATGACAAGATAATAGGGTTCGGTTTGTTCGTCAATCCACCAGCAGCAGCACCATGTAAATACCACAGTATATctcaaagtaccatggtacttcTAGGAATGCCACGGTACATTATGCATTATTTGTTAATAACCACGAAAACGCAGATAAGCCAAGTATACCAACCCTGATATCAATTTTAGTGAAACTAAATATGTATCGCCCGCTGTTCAGTATTATTAGACAACATACGCACTAGTTAGCATTCACACATTCTAAAGTCAAGAATAGTAATGTGTTATCTTTagtattttacaattatataaacaaatgtcaATGTGATGTTATTTCATACTagtaaacaaacatataaatgtgAAATACAGCGGCGAACAGGCTGTTCGTTAGCATTCGCTAGCTAACCAGCGACTTTGTTGACATCCGTCTGCGAGTATTATAATGCTTTGAAAACACGAACCC
This region includes:
- the LOC109072323 gene encoding U1 small nuclear ribonucleoprotein C-like; the encoded protein is MNNMLSFAGGPLRPGMRPVRPMGVRPMGVRPMVYPSPHGMIPGGSGSGIRPPMGGPTQMMPGPHVTQPPARPVMPAIRPGMPRFAL
- the LOC122145360 gene encoding U1 small nuclear ribonucleoprotein C, producing the protein MPKFYCDYCDTYLTHDSPSVRKTHCSGRKHKENVKDYYQKWMEEQAQNLIDKTTAAFQQGKIPPTPFPGAPPPGGSLLPHPNISGPPRPGMLPAPPMGGPPMIPMMGPPPHGMMPGGPGPGMRPPMGGPMQMMPGPHMMRPPTRPMMPAIRPGMVRPDR
- the LOC109091696 gene encoding protein SYS1 homolog → MLTNSLFAAVETQILGLLLTFPSSRFGDVCLSPSSSEMGSHFRSYVWDPVLIISQIILMQCIYYSFLGLWLAGVDGLVHTSRSLDQVFNYEVLGFSTTQGRLSMMAFILNSLTCALGLWFFIRRGKQCLDFTVTVHFFHMIGCWIYNAHLPAALSWWLVNVACMALMAVIGEYLCMRTELRAIPVNTAPKSNL